DNA from Erinaceus europaeus unplaced genomic scaffold, mEriEur2.1 scaffold_679, whole genome shotgun sequence:
GACCTTGcactcacagagacagagacagacagacgctgTTTGGAAAAGTTGGACAGATGGACGGATGTGTCAAGTTGAATGGAAAGAGAAAACAAGGGCTGGAGAGGGTGACAGAGGGGGGGGCAGGACAGCGAGAAGGGACGGCATGAGCTGACCGCCGCGCGGCAGCGACCGCCACTCAGCTGAGGCCTTCTGAGAACCAGAGGGGCTTTCCGTGTGCCGAGTGCGGAGCATGTGGGGAGAGTTACGTTAAAAATAAGTCGTCGCTTCTGTAAGACTGGCTTCCTCTTTGCCGAGGGCGGGGAGAAAACTGGGCCAGAGCCTCACCCGCCAGTCCCTGTGTCTGTGAGCCCAAAGCTGCTTCCGCCCAGCCCAGCCGCACCGCGGGCAGCAGCGCCCTGGCCACCGGCTCCCAGAATGCTCCGGGCTCTCAGGCCTGAGCACCTCGAGCTTCCTCCCCCTTCACCCAGCCCGGCTTCAGTCTCCTGGGCTTCCTGCTAGGCTGGTTTCCCTAAGGACACCGAGCACTGAGCCCACCCCCAGAGAGCCCAGTCCAGGAGCCCGACACCCCTTCCGCTCAGGGGGAGGGCGGGGTGCCACTCACCGTCCTGGCTGGTGGTCTTCTGGGAGATGAACCTCTCCAGCTGCGTCCTCAGCGAGATCTCCGCCCCGTAGCTGCCGTGGGTGCCGTTGTCCACCAGGATGAAGTGGGAGTGGTTGCAGTCCAAGCAGGCCAGCTGGCCCTGGCCCTCCACGTCTACCTCGTACTGGGCGGGGAGGCCGCCCTGCGCCACCACAGACCAACAGACACACGGACGCTTGGCATCTGGGAGGTTGACCAAGTGGCCCTGACCCCGGGACCTGACGGGGAGggtggggctgcaggtggctgGAGAGTGGGGGGCCTAGGGGGTCCCGGCATCACTGTGGCGTCTGCAGGAGACTGGCGGGGGCCGGCGGGGGCTGGGCACTGCaggcgggtgggtgggtgggccagCAGCCCGGGGGCAGCCAGGACTGACCACCTGACACGCACCACCCTGCAGCTGCTGTGAGGTCACGGGGACACGGGGGACAAGGGACCTGCCGCCGGCTGAGCCCAGAGAGCAAGGAGCCCCCAGCACAGTGTGGcagacagggtgagagacagcGGGCACGCTGAGACGTAGATggaaaaggtgagagagagacagaaaaagagacagagagagggaaacgcTAAGAGAcacctggggaggggctggggggaccAGGACCCAGAGCTGGGGGGAGGGACCAGACACGGACCCGAGGCCACGGGGAGCCTCATCCTGAGCTCCCAGGGAGCAGCCATCAGGTGCCGGGGCTCTGAGGATgccgggaggggaggagaggcaggTGCCGGTGACTCCCGGTGACCCCGGTGACCGGGGTCCGGGGAGCTGGAGGAGGGGCGTCACTACTCAGAGGGGGTGGGTGCCCCAGCCCCCGCGTCCCCACAACACATGTGGCTCCGAGAACGTTACAGCAGCAGGGACGCCACCACTGGACGAGGGGACAGACACGGGACAAGACGCAGAAAGCTGTCACAGCCCAAGTCCCACAGCAGGAAAGGCCTTGCAGAGAGGAGCCTCCAGCcgggaggaggctgaggaggcTGAGGAGGCAGCGGCCGGCTGGCAGACAAGCAGCAGAGCAGGgccagctgcccccccccccaatacctgCGGGGCAGCCCCGGCGATCTGCCTCCAGACCTCTGGGCCCTGCGACTGAAGAGAATGGCAGACACCAGGCCTGGGGACCCCACGTCCCAAAGGCGGGAGGGGCGGGCCGGGGGCTCCCAAGCCCGGCCGAGTTGAGGCCCACCCAGGCAGCTGAGTGGGGAGCACAGGCCCCGGGTCCGAGCCCTTCACCCCGGGTTGGAGCAGTGCCCTGTCCTCTCTCTCATGCAGACAGCTGAGGTCTGAACACTGGCCGTCCTGAACAAACAAACATGGTTTTAACAGgagacggggccaggtggtggggcctgCGGTGGACAGCACTTGTcaccagggcacaaggacccggttcaagcccccagcccccacctgcaggggggaagcttcatgagcggtggagcagggctgcaggtgtctctctatctccctctccagttctctctgtctctgtccagggtgtaggagacagcacagtggttatgcagatcagctctcatgcctgaggctctgaggtcccaggttcaattctttacgccaccataaaccagagctgagcagtgctgttaaaaaaaaaatgttacagggagccgggcggcagcgcagcgggttaagcgcacgtggtgcaaagcacaaggaccggcatgaggatggtggttcgagccccacctgcaggggagtcacttcacaggcggtgaagcaggtctgcaggtgtctgtctttctttccccctctgtcttcccctcctctctccatttctctctgtcctatccaacagcggcgGCAATAacggcaatgacaataataactacaagaataaaacaacaaggacaacaaaagggagtaaatatttaaaaagaccaACGCAACGacggccacctcaacatgcttcacctcagactgtgtgcagagacttcacgtgtggagtgacaacccttcagcttcattactcgggtgagacctttcctttcatagtattctctaattccatctcaggtggatcactttctaacaaagtcccataacctagatatagaccagtttctgtgagagagagcttatgtgcacacgtatctgtaaactactgcaaaatatatacctgaaagcagaagtacactagagtttgcagtgagtacctccctaacacttcctctccactattccaagctttgggtccatgattgctcaacaatttgtttggcttcatatgttaactctcttttcaatcaccagattccagatgccatcaggatgccggccaggcttccctgaactgaagaccccaccaatgtgtcctggagctccgcttccccagagacccaccctactagggaaagagagaggcagactgggagtatggatccaccagtcaacgcccatgttcagcggggaagcaatgacagaagccagaccttccaccttctgcatcccacagtgaccctgggtccatgctcccagagggatggagaatgggaaagctatcaggggaggggatgggatatggagattgggtggtgggaagtgtgcggagttgtacccctcctaccctatggttttgttcattaatcctttcttaaataaaaaattttaaaaatatattaaaaaagaaaaaaattaaaaatataaagttaaaaaaatgttacagatgaaggagagagagagagagttggtgaGACGCTCACCTGTAAGGAGACCAGCCTTGTCACACacgtgacccaggttcaggcctgacCCCCAGGGCAAGGGGGgaagctcagtgctgtggtctccctttctctccctctccctctccctctccctctccctctctctctctctcttcctctctctctccctctcttatctctctctctctttctctccctctctccctctccctctctctctccctctctctccctctctatctctccgtctccctctccctctctccctttccttctctccctctctctctctctccctctctctctctctctccctctctctctccctctctctctctctctccctctctccctctctctccctctctctccctctctttccctctctccctctccctctctctccctctctctccctctctcttcctgtctccctctccctctctctgaaagtAGCCCTGTTGGTGAAGTCCCAGCAAGGAGGTAAAGTGGACTAGCTGCCAGGTGGAGACAGAGCTGGTGGAACCGAGGCCGCTGCCCAGGGCGGGGGCTCTGCACGGGGGACTCAGCTGGGGGCACGGACCCGGGGGCCCCTGAGCCCACTGCCCTCCCGACTGGGCGCCGGACGGCAGGCCACAGGCACGCCCCGCGGGACTCACCGGAGGCCTGACCAGGCTGTGGCGGTTGTGGATGGCGCCCCAGGTGGCCACTCCGACGGTCACCACCCTGCTCTCACGGCATCTGCTGCTCAGGCTGGAGTCCCGCACAGCCTGGCCGACCTCCTTCATCACGCCCGTGTGCGTGCCCCCGGTGATGACCCAGGCACctggggacaggggtgggggctgcagggtttgggggcaggggtgagggctgcagggtttgggggcaggggtgagggctgcagggtctggggcaggggtgggggctgcagggtttgggggcaggggtgagggctgcagggtttgggggcaggggtgagggctgcagggtctggggcaggggtgggggctgcaggggttggggcaggggtggggggctgcagggtttgggggcaggggtgagggctgcagggtctggggcaggggtggggggctgcaggGTTTGGGGGCTGCAGGGCTTGGGGGCAGGGGTGATGGCTGCAtgtctggggctggggtggggggctgcaggggctggggcagggattggggctgcaggggctggggcagtggtggtggctgcagggtctggggcaggggtgggggctgcagggtTTG
Protein-coding regions in this window:
- the LOC107523379 gene encoding transient receptor potential cation channel subfamily M member 2-like isoform X1, with the protein product MVCVCGHTAEQHLQEAMHPPGPLAQKWDPKIHTQERPTDAFGDMVCSDLSEKQSKYVRLSDNTPPGTIYELMTQHWGLREPNLLISVTGGAKDFTMKPRLRSVFRRGLVKVAQTTGAWVITGGTHTGVMKEVGQAVRDSSLSSRCRESRVVTVGVATWGAIHNRHSLVRPPVSPAGRACGLPSGAQSGGQWAQGPPGPCPQLSPPCRAPALGSGLGSTSSVSTWQLVHFTSLLGLHQQGYFQREGEGDRKREGERGRERERERGKEREREGERGREGEREREGEREGEREREGERERGREGKGERERETER